From a region of the Nothobranchius furzeri strain GRZ-AD chromosome 12, NfurGRZ-RIMD1, whole genome shotgun sequence genome:
- the nid1a gene encoding nidogen-1: protein MHKTLSMSSSSHSLLTPFIQKESNMGWQNQGWLFSASLVVFWASVRSIRREEFFPFGPSAGDQLLESGDDQTFRLTLSKPVLFYDGSFDSLYINTNGFVATKEPLNESTYLGKLPPEFGAMAPLHGDLDTSDGVGKVYFRQDNSPDVLRQAAEHINRGFPEEDEVNPINTVVITWVDIASHKPQTRGDGAERKRNTFQLVIASLETASYAIVLYARNGIQFTSTLVEDNGVVMHAGFSQGLVKGFFYSSQGNYYRTTTDDEASVRALAEETNSGLRGVWVYGIGTSPQFRNVVPGVVTDLPAETVDTQQHTDGQVKYSPAAEQIEINPLRYQPQNPEVVVVEDPEINVDVFSYNLGSCANNRNKCSQFADCRDYASGFCCHCRPGYYGNGLQCVAEGKPQRMNGKLRGKVFVENSPSPVEFNGNDLHSYVVVNDGRSYVAISDIPTSVGPSLMPLLALSNVIGWVFALEQPGFRNGFSIIGGEFTRQAEVTFQPGNEKLIIRQEFEGTDELDHLVVSTTMDGRVPAVPPGSTVQIDPYTDVYQYDSNLITSSSTRYYTVTNPDGSVETRSYQCRETITFQSCQHDESLRDVTTQMLKVDQIFVLYDVNNNLLRYAMSNKIGDVNGGQTEENPCFTGRHGCDTNAVCRPDQGSQFTCQCASGFSGDGRRCYDIDECTENQQICGPNAICNNQPGTFRCECEDGYQFGSDGRTCIEVDRPVDHCEDGTHTCDIPDRAQCSYTGGSSYICSCLPGFVGDGRICQDIDECQPGRCHQNAVCVNTQGSFLCQCLPGYSGNGVYCSSERTKTRCEAHRDNVLSTMEAHPRGARPPISQYIPECDENGNYLPMQCHGSTGYCWCVDRNGLEISGTRSAPSSRPMCIDHNTVTPTVGPWPRPDVIAPPPGTNLLFAQSGRIEHIPLEGYDMKKHDAKAVLHLPEKVIIGVAYDCVEKMVYWTEITSPSISKASMLGGEPTAVIRTDLESPEGITIDHLGRTMFWTDSMRDRIEVASLDGSQRRVLIDTDLVNPRAVIADPVSGNLYWSDWNRDAPKIETSHMDGSNRRVLVKDSLTLPNGLTYDSQSSLLCWADAGTHKMECMNPSRGDRSTVLEGIRYPFGMTSFGKTIYYTDWQRDAVVSVDRYAEKETDEFQPQKRTRPYGIAAAYPQCLSGQNYCSVNNGGCTHLCLATPNGRSCKCPDNAVAVGCVESGY, encoded by the exons ATGCATAAGACCCTCTCCATGAGCAGTTCCTCTCACTCCCTCTTAACCCCGTTCATCCAGAAGGAGAGCAACATGGGCTGGCAGAACCAAGGATGGCTCTTCTCTGCGAGTTTAGTGGTTTTTTGGGCCTCGGTGCGGAGCATACGGCGGGAGGAGTTTTTTCCCTTCGGCCCAAGCGCTGGAGACCAGTTACTGGAGTCCGGGGATGACCAGACATTCCGACTAACTCTCAGCAAGCCAGTGCTCTTCTATGATGGCTCGTTCGACAGCCTTTAT ATCAACACCAACGGTTTTGTTGCCACTAAGGAGCCATTGAACGAGTCGACATATCTAGGCAAATTGCCCCCAGAGTTTGGCGCGATGGCACCTCTGCACGGAGATCTGGACACAAGTGACGGTGTGGGGAAAGTGTACTTTCGCCAAGATAATAGTCCAGATGTTTTGCGTCAGGCAGCTGAGCACATCAACAGGGGTTTCCCAGAGGAAGACGAGGTTAATCCCATCAATACTGTGGTGATTACCTGGGTAGACATAGCCAGCCACAAACCCCAAACCAGAGGTGATGGCGCTGAAAGGAAG AGAAACACCTTTCAGCTGGTTATTGCATCCTTGGAGACTGCCTCATATGCTATTGTTCTCTACGCAAGAAATGGAATACAATTCACCTCTACGCTTGTAGAGGACAATGGTGTGGTCATGCATGCAGGTTTTAGTCAAGGTTTGGTCAAAGGTTTCTTCTATTCTAGCCAGGGAAATTATTACCGCACCACCACTGATGACGAGGCGTCCGTGAGGGCTTTGGCAGA GGAGACAAACTCCGGCTTGCGGGGTGTATGGGTGTATGGGATCGGAACCTCCCCCCAATTTAGAAACGTGGTCCCTGGCGTGGTCACTGATCTGCCCGCAGAGACTGTCGACACACAGCAACACACCGATGGACAAGTGAAATACTCTCCAGCTGCAGAACAGATTGAAATCAATCCACTTCGGTACCAGCCACAAAACCCAGAGGTTGTGGTGGTCGAAGATCCGGAAATAAATGTAGACG TGTTTTCATACAACCTTGGGTCATGTGCCAACAACAGAAATAAGTGCTCCCAGTTTGCCGACTGCAGAGACTACGCAAGTGGATTTTGCTGCCACTGCAGGCCGGGTTACTACGGCAACGGGCTACAGTGCGTGGCTGAGG GAAAGCCACAACGAATGAACGGTAAACTACGAGGAAAAGTGTTTGTGGAGAACTCTCCTTCTCCCGTGGAGTTCAACGGCAATGACCTTCACTCATACGTGGTGGTTAATGATGGCAGATCGTACGTTGCCATCAGTGACATCCCTACGTCTGTTGGTCCTTCTCTGATGCCCCTGCTGGCTCTGAGTAATGTGATTGGGTGGGTGTTTGCTCTGGAGCAGCCTGGCTTCAGGAATGGCTTTAGCATCATTG GGGGGGAGTTCACACGGCAGGCTGAAGTGACCTTTCAGCCTGGGAATGAGAAACTGATAATcaggcaagagtttgaaggtacaGATGAACTTGACCACCTGGTAGTGAGCACCACGATGGATGGCCGAGTCCCGGCGGTACCTCCAGGCTCTACTGTCCAGATTGACCCCTACACCGACGTCTACCAGTACGACAGCAACT TGATCACCTCATCCTCAACTCGGTACTACACAGTGACTAACCCAGATGGATCCGTTGAAACCAGGAGCTATCAGTGTCGCGAAACCATCACCTTCCAGAGCTGTCAGCATGATGAGTCTTTGAGGGATGTGACTACCCAGATGCTGAAAGTGGACCAAATCTTTGTCTTGTATGACGTTAATAATAATCTCCTTCGGTATGCCATGAGCAACAAGATTGGGGATGTCAATG GAGGACAGACAGAGGAGAACCCATGTTTCACCGGGAGACACGGCTGTGACACTAACGCTGTGTGCCGACCTGACCAGGGATCCCAGTTTACCTGTCAGTGTGCTTCTGGTTTCAGTGGTGATGGTCGTAGATGTTACG ACATCGATGAGTGCACTGAAAACCAGCAGATCTGTGGTCCGAATGCTATCTGCAACAATCAGCCTGGGACCTTCCGCTGTGAATGTGAAGATGGATATCAATTTGGTAGTGATGGACGGACCTGCATTG AAGTTGATCGACCCGTGGATCACTGTGAGGACGGGACGCACACCTGTGACATCCCTGACCGAGCGCAGTGTAGCTACACTGGAGGATCGTCCTACATTTGCTCCTGCTTGCCAGGATTCGTAGGCGACGGTAGAATTTGCCAAG ACATAGACGAGTGCCAGCCAGGCCGGTGTCACCAAAACGCCGTGTGTGTAAACACACAGGGTTCATTCCTCTGCCAGTGCCTCCCAGGTTATAGTGGCAATGGCGTCTACTGCTCCTCCG AGAGGACTAAGACACGGTGTGAGGCCCACAGAGACAACGTTCTAAGCACGATGGAGGCACATCCGCGTGGCGCCCGACCTCCTATCAGCCAGTACATCCCAGAATGTGATGAAAACGGCAATTACCTGCCCATGCAGTGCCATGGCAGCACTGGGTACTGCTGGTGCGTGGACCGAAACGGCCTGGAGATCTCCGGCACTCGCTCTGCACCGAGCAGCAGACCCATGT GTATTGACCACAACACTGTGACTCCGACTGTTGGACCCTGGCCTCGCCCCGATGTCATCGCTCCCCCTCCAGGGACAAACCTGCTGTTTGCTCAGAGCGGCAGAATCGAACACATCCCGCTGGAAGGGTATGACATGAAAAAGCATGACGCCAAGGCCGTCCTTCATCTCCCT GAGAAAGTAATCATTGGAGTAGCCTATGACTGTGTGGAGAAGATGGTTTATTGGACAGAAATCACATCTCCTTCAATCAGCAAAGCCAGCATGCTGGGGGGAGAGCCCACCGCTGTCATAAGAACAG ATTTGGAAAGCCCAGAGGGAATCACCATTGATCATTTGGGGCGAACAATGTTCTGGACCGACTCTATGAGGGATCGTATCGAGGTGGCGTCTCTGGATGGGTCTCAGCGCCGCGTCCTCATCGACACAGATCTTGTAAACCCCCGCGCTGTCATCGCCGACCCTGTTAGTGG TAATCTGTACTGGTCTGACTGGAATCGCGATGCCCCCAAGATCGAAACCTCCCACATGGATGGATCCAACAGACGGGTGCTGGTTAAGGACAGTCTTACCCTGCCAAACGGCCTGACTTATGACTCACAGAGTTCTCTACTCTGTTGGGCAGACGCAG GCACGCATAAAATGGAGTGCATGAATCCCAGCCGAGGCGACCGAAGCACTGTTCTGGAGGGAATTCGGTATCCGTTTGGAATGACATCTTTTGGGAAGACCATCTACTACACTGACTGGCAGAG GGATGCCGTGGTCTCAGTGGATCGCTATGCTGAAAAGGAGACAGATGAGTTTCAGCCTCAGAAACGGACCAGACCATATGGGATCGCCGCTGCTTACCCTCAGTGCCTTTCAG GGCAAAACTACTGTTCTGTGAACAACGGAGGATGCACTCACCTGTGTTTAGCAACACCGAACGGCCGCTCCTGCAAGTGTCCTGACAACGCCGTGGCTGTAGGCTGCGTTGAGAGCGGCTACTGA